One window of Papaver somniferum cultivar HN1 chromosome 9, ASM357369v1, whole genome shotgun sequence genomic DNA carries:
- the LOC113310672 gene encoding metallothionein-like protein type 2, with amino-acid sequence MKLTQFHQNNPLFSLQTLQASFSSFHLLLLIMSCCGGKCGCGPSCGCGSSCNGCGMYPDIETSNTQSLIFGVAPQQSFSAGSEMGAEGGGCGSGSCKCGSDCKCGSDCKC; translated from the exons ATGAAACTCACTCAATTCCATCAAAACAATCCTCTGTTCTCTTTGCAAACTCTTCAAGCTAGTTTTTCATCCTTTCATCTTCTTTTACTAATCATGTCTTGCTGCGGAGGAAAGTGCGGGTGTGGACCAAGCTGCGGCTGCGGTAGCAGCTGTAACGG GTGCGGCATGTACCCAGATATTGAGACCTCCAACACCCAGAGCCTCATCTTTGGAGTTGCTCCTCAACAATC ATTCTCTGCTGGTTCAGAGATGGGAGCTGAAGGAGGTGGTTGCGGTTCTGGTAGCTGCAAGTGCGGTTCCGACTGCAAATGTGGTTCTGACTGCAAATGCTAG